A genomic region of Desulfosarcina ovata subsp. ovata contains the following coding sequences:
- a CDS encoding ABC transporter ATP-binding protein has protein sequence MIHVKGLCKTFETDSAPVLDNLSFSLSAGETLSIIGPSGCGKTTLLYMLADLLQPTSGNIEIKSTNSDQSKCTTAMILQNFGLFPWKTVSENVALALKIRKTPRDVVSRVTASLLEELGIGALASRYPVQISGGQQQRVAIARALATDPDILLMDEPFSALDALTREHLQNTLLAMWQKRRLTYVIVTHSVEEAVFLGRTIMILSDRPTRIRKVIPNEGFGEQVFRMQDQYFEKIRSIRRIMEG, from the coding sequence ATGATACACGTCAAGGGCCTATGCAAAACGTTTGAGACAGACAGCGCGCCTGTCCTGGACAACCTCTCTTTTTCCCTGTCTGCCGGTGAGACCCTGTCCATCATCGGCCCGTCGGGCTGCGGCAAGACCACCCTGCTCTATATGCTGGCCGATCTGTTGCAGCCCACCTCCGGAAACATCGAGATCAAATCGACCAACAGCGATCAATCGAAATGCACGACAGCAATGATTCTTCAAAACTTCGGGCTGTTTCCCTGGAAAACCGTTTCGGAAAACGTCGCCCTGGCGCTGAAGATCCGCAAAACCCCCAGGGATGTGGTCTCCAGGGTTACCGCCAGCCTTCTGGAAGAGCTGGGAATCGGAGCATTGGCATCCCGGTATCCGGTCCAGATCAGTGGGGGACAGCAACAGCGGGTGGCCATTGCCAGAGCATTGGCCACCGATCCGGACATCCTTTTGATGGATGAACCGTTCTCCGCTCTGGACGCCCTGACCCGGGAACACCTCCAGAACACCCTGCTGGCCATGTGGCAAAAACGCCGCCTGACCTATGTCATCGTGACCCACAGTGTGGAAGAGGCCGTGTTTCTCGGACGAACCATCATGATTTTAAGCGATCGGCCCACGCGGATCCGCAAGGTGATTCCCAATGAAGGCTTCGGAGAGCAGGTCTTCCGCATGCAAGATCAATATTTCGAAAAAATTCGCTCGATCCGTCGGATCATGGAAGGATAA
- a CDS encoding ABC transporter permease gives MTVYRYLFTGALLILVWKVLSLALSSTMLPSPEAALMAFAEAITTVEFWRHFLVSGYRVTCAMALAWILAFPAGLVLGFHRKTDTLLSPFVFLTYPIPKIVFLPIFLVIFGLGDFSKIFMIALIIGYQILVTTRDSVLGLDREYIDSFKSLGGTVVQTLQHVVVPAALPQAFTSLRIGTGTGIAVLFFVESVATAQGLGFFIMDSWGRFDNNLMFVGIIGMSLLGVCLYEIVNCLERHLCAWKFLKTARIDERPGHHGL, from the coding sequence ATGACCGTTTACCGTTATCTTTTTACCGGCGCCCTCTTGATCCTGGTCTGGAAAGTTCTCTCCCTGGCCCTGTCCTCCACCATGCTCCCGTCACCGGAAGCGGCCCTGATGGCTTTTGCCGAAGCAATCACAACGGTTGAATTCTGGCGTCATTTTCTTGTCAGCGGATACCGGGTCACCTGTGCCATGGCCCTTGCATGGATCCTGGCCTTTCCGGCGGGCCTGGTGCTTGGATTTCACCGCAAAACCGATACTCTGCTTTCCCCCTTTGTTTTCCTGACCTATCCCATCCCGAAAATCGTGTTTCTGCCGATCTTTCTGGTCATTTTCGGGCTGGGAGATTTTTCAAAAATCTTTATGATCGCCCTGATTATCGGTTACCAAATCCTGGTCACCACAAGGGACAGCGTCCTGGGCCTGGACCGGGAGTATATCGACTCCTTCAAATCCTTGGGCGGAACCGTCGTCCAAACGCTGCAGCACGTGGTTGTTCCCGCGGCGCTGCCCCAAGCCTTTACATCGCTTCGAATCGGGACCGGAACGGGCATCGCGGTCCTCTTTTTTGTCGAATCGGTTGCCACGGCCCAGGGCCTGGGATTCTTTATCATGGATTCCTGGGGTCGATTTGATAACAATCTGATGTTTGTCGGGATCATCGGTATGAGTCTTCTCGGAGTCTGTCTCTATGAAATCGTCAACTGCCTGGAAAGACACCTCTGTGCCTGGAAATTCCTCAAGACGGCAAGAATCGATGAAAGACCCGGCCATCACGGGTTGTAA
- a CDS encoding cation:proton antiporter, whose amino-acid sequence MLPLLFSLGIVYLFALGAGRLSAAIGLPRVTGYLLVGVLAGPTPGDIGLPALISHDHLNQLAFLHDVILGLIVFTIGGSFSLGTLRQMGMKRFRISAVEIGMTGLLVGLGTAACGISPLAAGFLAIMAVTTAPAATQMVMREYQSEGPLSDTILPLIGINNLVAIIAFILLKENGLAPVPNFSSLAAQLSEPLVLGVFMGMAVAIMDQRFTRPVERQMLVLAAVAVTAGMADYLDNSAIFATLVAGMVAVNASPYEKRMLKDLTAIDYPLYVLFFIMAGATLHLDALGHMGLVGLGYVAMRLGGKYFGCRLGARMAGVSPIIRTWLGPAMLAQAGLAIGLAEELSRMWPDQGASVQTIILSSVVVFEVLGPLLTRVALVNAGEVTVFNLLAQRSPVGFGEGLHQVLGHFGRAVGISHTDGPVHSGEIRVRHIMRRNVEVISNRASFREVLKTLGHSRYDRLPVVNDWQELVGVIKYADIANTLFDPCLHHLVVADDIATDTHLKLNPEDTLETAMQALKDYPNDVYLLVVEKENPRQLAGVVRHNDLLSSHFRSHSAEREGRAVC is encoded by the coding sequence ATGTTGCCCCTGCTTTTTTCTCTCGGTATCGTCTATCTGTTTGCCCTCGGTGCCGGACGGCTTAGCGCCGCCATCGGCCTGCCCCGGGTAACCGGTTATCTGCTTGTCGGTGTTCTTGCCGGTCCCACCCCGGGCGATATTGGGCTTCCCGCGCTGATTTCGCATGACCACCTGAACCAACTGGCTTTCCTGCACGATGTGATCCTCGGACTGATCGTTTTCACCATCGGCGGCAGTTTCAGCCTGGGCACCCTCCGGCAGATGGGGATGAAACGGTTTCGCATCAGCGCTGTGGAGATCGGTATGACCGGCCTGCTCGTCGGTTTGGGTACCGCTGCCTGCGGAATCTCTCCACTGGCGGCAGGCTTCCTGGCCATCATGGCGGTGACCACCGCACCGGCAGCAACCCAGATGGTGATGCGCGAATATCAGTCCGAAGGCCCGCTCTCCGACACGATCCTGCCGCTTATCGGTATCAACAACCTGGTGGCCATCATCGCTTTTATCCTGTTGAAAGAAAACGGGTTGGCGCCGGTGCCGAATTTTTCGAGCCTGGCCGCACAACTGTCCGAGCCCCTGGTCCTGGGCGTGTTCATGGGGATGGCCGTAGCCATCATGGACCAGCGGTTCACCAGGCCGGTAGAGCGGCAGATGCTGGTTCTGGCCGCAGTAGCGGTCACTGCCGGGATGGCGGATTATCTTGACAACTCTGCTATTTTCGCAACCCTGGTGGCCGGTATGGTGGCTGTAAACGCCTCTCCTTACGAAAAGCGGATGCTCAAGGACCTGACGGCCATCGACTATCCCCTGTATGTGCTTTTTTTTATTATGGCCGGGGCGACACTGCATCTTGACGCCCTGGGCCATATGGGGCTGGTGGGTCTGGGGTACGTGGCCATGCGGCTGGGAGGCAAATATTTCGGCTGCCGGCTGGGCGCGCGGATGGCCGGTGTTTCCCCGATCATACGGACCTGGCTGGGACCGGCCATGCTCGCCCAGGCCGGTCTTGCGATCGGCCTGGCAGAGGAACTCTCCAGAATGTGGCCGGATCAGGGCGCATCCGTTCAGACCATTATCCTGTCGTCGGTAGTGGTCTTTGAGGTTTTGGGGCCGCTGCTAACGCGCGTTGCCCTGGTCAACGCCGGAGAGGTAACAGTCTTTAACCTCCTGGCCCAACGCAGCCCGGTAGGGTTTGGCGAGGGGCTGCACCAGGTACTGGGCCACTTCGGCCGGGCCGTTGGTATTTCTCACACCGACGGGCCCGTGCATAGCGGTGAGATCCGGGTCCGCCATATCATGCGTCGCAATGTGGAGGTTATCTCCAACCGGGCGTCTTTCCGAGAGGTATTGAAAACCCTGGGTCACTCCCGGTATGATCGGTTACCGGTGGTGAACGACTGGCAGGAATTGGTGGGGGTGATCAAATATGCCGACATCGCCAACACGCTTTTTGATCCATGCCTGCACCATCTCGTGGTTGCCGACGATATTGCCACGGATACGCATTTGAAGCTGAATCCTGAAGATACCCTGGAAACGGCCATGCAAGCCCTTAAGGATTACCCCAACGATGTCTATTTATTGGTTGTGGAAAAAGAGAACCCCAGACAGTTGGCGGGCGTTGTGCGGCACAACGACCTGCTTTCCAGCCATTTTCGATCGCATTCAGCAGAGAGAGAAGGGCGCGCGGTCTGTTAG
- a CDS encoding ABC transporter substrate-binding protein produces MKMGFRNGIVLWFMAVLTGIAATGGTAGAGESASVRFAFQDRIGSVMPIVAVSKGFFAGEGLAVKPLRFSSGPACAEALYSGAADIGAMGDTTAVITVARSPRFTIVASHATGEHRHRIMIHGDSGFTRLDDLTGRRIGVKKGTSTYGGLLAALERAKLSQSMVQIVDLTPPIMSDALMAGSLDAFAASEPTPSVAEQKGARELITLGGLGNLYPILILANQDRFSADADVLIRFLRALRRAGVYAAEHPDETVALMAVETGLQADTTRKAMARHDYQLRLDQAIRASLAATAGFLKHQQIIDHVPDFNVSADSEYLDACRLP; encoded by the coding sequence ATGAAAATGGGGTTTCGAAATGGGATTGTCCTGTGGTTTATGGCCGTGCTGACCGGTATTGCCGCAACGGGCGGTACGGCTGGGGCCGGTGAATCGGCATCGGTGCGTTTTGCCTTCCAGGATCGCATCGGCAGCGTCATGCCCATTGTGGCGGTCAGTAAGGGCTTTTTTGCAGGCGAGGGCCTTGCGGTTAAGCCGCTGCGCTTCAGCAGCGGGCCGGCCTGTGCCGAAGCGCTCTATTCCGGTGCGGCCGATATCGGTGCCATGGGCGATACGACTGCGGTCATCACGGTTGCGCGCAGTCCCCGTTTTACCATCGTCGCCAGCCATGCCACGGGCGAGCACCGGCACCGCATCATGATCCACGGGGATTCGGGCTTCACGCGGCTCGATGACCTCACCGGCCGGCGCATCGGCGTCAAGAAAGGGACCTCGACTTACGGCGGCCTGCTTGCCGCCCTGGAAAGGGCGAAGCTTTCCCAATCCATGGTTCAGATCGTGGATCTGACGCCACCGATCATGAGCGATGCCCTCATGGCCGGCTCCCTGGACGCCTTTGCCGCCAGCGAGCCCACCCCTTCGGTTGCCGAACAGAAGGGGGCCCGGGAACTGATCACCCTTGGCGGGCTGGGCAACCTCTACCCCATTCTGATCCTGGCCAACCAGGACCGCTTTTCCGCCGATGCCGATGTTCTCATCCGATTCCTGCGGGCCCTGCGTCGTGCCGGCGTCTATGCGGCCGAGCATCCGGACGAGACGGTGGCGCTCATGGCTGTCGAAACCGGACTGCAAGCGGACACCACCCGTAAGGCCATGGCCCGCCACGACTACCAACTGCGCCTGGATCAGGCCATTCGTGCCAGTCTGGCGGCGACCGCCGGGTTCTTAAAACATCAGCAGATCATCGACCATGTGCCCGATTTCAATGTTTCGGCCGACTCCGAATACCTCGACGCCTGCCGTTTGCCCTGA
- a CDS encoding ABC transporter ATP-binding protein — MIRFEHVSQDYFHNGASPVTVLADVNLDVREGEFVCVLGPSGCGKTTLLNLAAGFIFPSRGRVLFDGRAVAGPGPERGVVFQDATLFPWLSVAKNVEFGLALNGLRGRFLRRRARGYLDRLGLNGHADKYPHALSGGMRQRVAIARVLALEPKVLLMDEPFSALDANTRERLQDELLRVWTARRRTVLYVTHSVEEAAYLADRVVVMGPAENSLFRQIEVILPRPRNRSGAAFLKTKAALREVLAALPCCIQTDIGAPATGSTKRSRE, encoded by the coding sequence ATGATTCGGTTCGAACATGTCAGCCAGGATTATTTCCACAACGGCGCATCGCCGGTAACGGTTCTGGCGGACGTCAACCTGGACGTCCGGGAAGGTGAGTTCGTCTGTGTACTGGGGCCGAGCGGTTGCGGAAAGACGACGTTGCTGAATCTTGCCGCCGGGTTCATTTTCCCATCCCGGGGACGGGTGCTGTTCGACGGGCGGGCGGTCGCCGGGCCCGGGCCGGAGCGCGGAGTGGTCTTTCAGGATGCCACGCTTTTCCCCTGGCTTTCGGTCGCAAAGAATGTCGAGTTCGGTCTGGCGCTGAACGGGCTCAGAGGCCGCTTTCTGAGGCGGCGGGCCCGTGGGTACCTGGACCGTCTGGGACTTAACGGACATGCCGATAAGTATCCGCATGCCCTGTCCGGCGGCATGCGGCAGCGGGTGGCCATCGCCCGCGTGCTGGCCCTGGAACCGAAGGTCCTGCTGATGGACGAGCCCTTCAGCGCCCTGGATGCCAATACCCGCGAGCGCCTGCAGGATGAATTGCTGCGGGTGTGGACCGCCCGTCGCCGCACGGTCCTGTATGTGACCCACAGCGTGGAGGAGGCCGCCTATCTGGCCGACCGTGTCGTCGTCATGGGGCCCGCTGAAAACAGTTTGTTCAGGCAGATCGAGGTCATACTGCCGCGGCCCCGGAACCGATCCGGGGCCGCTTTTCTGAAGACGAAAGCGGCGTTGCGCGAGGTGCTTGCAGCGCTGCCGTGCTGCATCCAGACGGATATCGGAGCGCCAGCGACCGGTTCAACGAAAAGGAGTCGCGAATGA
- a CDS encoding ABC transporter permease — protein MPPVSKKILRSIVPLLIVLGIWEVAAQMVMGIRGVPFPTPWQTFLRLGGLTGGDSLCGHSLYVHIGNSLRRWAIGFTIAAFLGIGYGLVAGRIRAVEKATAGIPQLLLLIPGLAWVPVAILLFGIGETATVFMIVVSATAPIAINVLGGIKDIDVQLVRAARMMGAGNNALFFRVLIPAALPSLISGLRIGLGTGWRVLVAAEMVVGTGTGLGYSIVQARWTLDYPASFACIAVICGIGLLAEQGILRPLEKQAHTRWTLATE, from the coding sequence GTGCCGCCCGTATCCAAAAAAATTCTCCGCTCCATCGTGCCCCTGCTCATCGTGCTCGGAATTTGGGAAGTGGCCGCCCAGATGGTGATGGGGATCCGGGGTGTCCCTTTCCCCACCCCCTGGCAGACGTTTCTCCGGCTGGGAGGGCTTACGGGCGGCGATTCGCTTTGCGGTCATTCGCTCTATGTTCATATTGGCAACAGCCTCAGACGCTGGGCCATCGGATTTACGATCGCCGCGTTCCTTGGAATCGGCTACGGTCTGGTTGCCGGCCGCATCCGGGCGGTCGAGAAGGCCACCGCCGGGATCCCGCAGCTTTTGCTCCTGATTCCCGGGCTGGCCTGGGTTCCGGTCGCCATTCTGCTTTTCGGTATCGGCGAAACGGCGACCGTCTTCATGATCGTCGTCTCAGCGACCGCTCCCATCGCCATCAACGTGCTCGGTGGGATCAAGGACATCGACGTCCAGCTGGTTCGTGCCGCCCGAATGATGGGCGCCGGGAACAACGCCCTGTTTTTCCGGGTGCTGATCCCGGCCGCCCTGCCGTCTCTGATCAGCGGCCTGCGTATCGGGCTGGGCACCGGTTGGCGTGTGCTGGTGGCCGCCGAGATGGTTGTCGGCACCGGCACCGGACTGGGCTACTCGATTGTCCAGGCACGCTGGACCCTGGATTACCCGGCCTCCTTCGCCTGCATTGCCGTGATTTGCGGCATCGGACTGCTTGCCGAGCAGGGGATCCTCAGGCCCCTGGAGAAGCAGGCCCACACCCGCTGGACCCTGGCCACGGAATAG
- a CDS encoding cation:proton antiporter produces MEPILTIGIILLTGFVAGGLCRQIGLPKVTGYILAGLVLNPELTHFIPSSFVDHTNLVTQIALAFITFSVGGTLQRSKIRSMGKTILYITLFEAEFAFLSVAVFFILLAPVVLVGPDRGLLTYFIPMGLMLASLAAPTDPSATLAVAHEFHAKGDVTATIMGVAAFDDILGIINYSLAVSVAGIFASQLHFSPYSIAWPFLKIAGSIAGGCVFAGGLNVLSKWIGNETEGVLISLIISLLALCYGIIDKVGADALLATMTMGIIVVNHNPQSEKIFSILERYTEELIFILFFTISTMHLNFSVLASNYLLIFMFVFFRLIGKIGGTAMGGKLANASDRVQKYTAGGLIPQGGIVIGLALVIKQNPAFNTVSDVILNVIIGATIIHEIVGPMLSKWALSKAGEIKAGSR; encoded by the coding sequence ATGGAACCTATTCTCACCATCGGCATTATTCTGCTCACCGGTTTTGTGGCCGGCGGATTATGCCGGCAGATCGGTCTTCCCAAAGTTACCGGTTACATTCTTGCCGGTCTGGTTCTCAACCCGGAACTCACCCATTTCATCCCCTCATCTTTTGTTGACCATACCAACCTGGTGACACAGATTGCGCTGGCGTTCATTACCTTTTCCGTCGGCGGCACTCTGCAGCGTTCAAAAATTCGGTCCATGGGAAAAACGATCCTGTACATCACCCTTTTTGAGGCGGAGTTTGCGTTTTTATCCGTGGCGGTCTTTTTTATCCTGCTCGCGCCGGTGGTCCTGGTCGGTCCGGATCGCGGTTTGTTGACCTACTTCATTCCCATGGGGTTGATGCTGGCATCGCTGGCGGCCCCGACCGATCCGTCGGCGACACTGGCGGTGGCCCATGAGTTTCACGCAAAAGGCGATGTTACCGCAACCATCATGGGTGTGGCTGCATTCGATGATATTCTCGGCATTATCAATTACAGCCTGGCGGTTTCGGTTGCCGGTATTTTTGCTTCGCAGCTCCATTTCTCACCTTATTCCATTGCCTGGCCATTTTTGAAAATTGCAGGATCGATTGCCGGCGGATGCGTCTTTGCGGGCGGGCTGAATGTCCTGAGCAAATGGATTGGCAATGAAACTGAAGGGGTGCTGATTTCGCTGATTATCAGCCTGCTGGCACTGTGTTATGGCATTATCGATAAAGTCGGTGCCGATGCACTTCTGGCCACGATGACCATGGGAATCATTGTGGTCAATCATAACCCGCAAAGTGAAAAAATCTTCAGCATTCTGGAACGATACACGGAAGAACTGATTTTTATTCTTTTTTTTACGATTAGTACCATGCATTTGAATTTCTCCGTCCTGGCATCCAACTATCTGCTGATTTTTATGTTCGTTTTTTTTCGTTTGATCGGAAAAATTGGCGGTACGGCAATGGGGGGAAAACTGGCCAATGCCTCTGACAGAGTGCAAAAATATACGGCCGGCGGCCTGATTCCCCAGGGGGGCATTGTTATCGGGCTGGCCCTGGTAATCAAACAGAATCCGGCGTTTAACACCGTTTCGGATGTCATCCTGAATGTAATTATCGGAGCAACGATTATCCATGAAATCGTCGGTCCCATGCTTTCGAAATGGGCGCTTTCCAAGGCCGGTGAAATCAAGGCCGGCAGCCGGTGA
- a CDS encoding DUF6951 family protein has product MATAEIEAGICGFKTVVDAKMDGQGCVLTIRSDCKSIQRLARRLTRVNPFDEISFSQSVPQTLQMGKLHCPHAACPVPVGIIKAIEIAAGLALPADVAIRLSR; this is encoded by the coding sequence ATGGCAACAGCTGAAATCGAGGCGGGGATCTGCGGTTTTAAAACTGTGGTGGATGCGAAAATGGATGGCCAGGGCTGTGTGCTGACGATCCGGAGTGACTGCAAATCCATCCAACGGCTGGCCCGGCGGCTGACCCGGGTCAATCCGTTTGACGAGATCTCATTTAGCCAATCCGTTCCCCAGACCCTGCAGATGGGCAAACTGCACTGTCCCCATGCGGCTTGTCCGGTGCCGGTCGGAATCATCAAGGCCATTGAAATCGCAGCCGGACTGGCGCTGCCGGCCGATGTGGCCATCCGGCTTTCCCGATAG
- a CDS encoding GlxA family transcriptional regulator produces MINVTVLAMQHTSASAIIGPMDVFSQAGVMWNRFKGQRVTPHFKVRVVTPDGEAFKCSNGVRMAADGSIRDVAATDLIVVSSIANVEKNRCRQGGVVEWLSDHYQRGSHIASICTGSFLLAETGLLDGKRATTHWAFAEEFRRRYPKVAVRTDRPIVDENDLYSSGGYNASIDMSLYLVEKYCGHEVALQSAKVIAASRGESSGPPYTAVQCRRDHHDDQIISLQQYIEENFNHNFNYDDLAEQSHMSRRTLERRFKAATGKTPLSYQQCMRIKAAKQLLADGGRSFEEITCQVGYEDSSSFRKIFTKYTHVSPAEYRKRFPRV; encoded by the coding sequence ATGATCAATGTTACCGTACTGGCCATGCAGCACACCTCGGCTTCGGCAATTATCGGCCCCATGGATGTCTTTTCTCAAGCCGGAGTGATGTGGAATCGCTTCAAGGGGCAGCGGGTCACGCCTCACTTCAAGGTCCGGGTGGTCACGCCCGATGGCGAGGCGTTTAAATGCTCCAACGGTGTCCGCATGGCGGCGGATGGATCCATCCGTGATGTGGCCGCAACCGATTTGATTGTGGTGTCCTCCATCGCCAACGTCGAGAAAAACCGCTGCCGTCAGGGGGGTGTTGTCGAATGGCTCAGCGACCACTACCAGCGTGGTTCGCACATCGCTTCGATTTGTACCGGATCGTTCCTGCTGGCCGAAACCGGATTGCTGGACGGAAAAAGGGCAACGACCCACTGGGCCTTTGCCGAAGAATTCAGAAGACGTTATCCCAAGGTTGCCGTCAGGACCGACCGGCCGATTGTGGATGAAAACGATCTGTACAGTTCAGGCGGTTACAACGCCAGTATCGACATGTCGCTTTACCTGGTAGAGAAATACTGCGGCCACGAGGTGGCCCTGCAGTCGGCCAAGGTGATCGCCGCCAGTAGGGGAGAGTCGTCCGGGCCGCCATATACCGCCGTTCAATGTCGCAGGGATCACCATGATGACCAGATTATTTCGCTCCAGCAGTATATCGAAGAGAATTTCAACCACAATTTCAATTACGACGACCTGGCCGAACAAAGCCACATGAGCCGTCGGACCTTGGAGCGCCGGTTCAAGGCCGCCACCGGTAAAACACCGCTTTCCTACCAGCAGTGCATGCGGATCAAGGCCGCCAAACAGCTTTTGGCGGATGGGGGCCGTTCTTTTGAGGAGATTACCTGCCAGGTCGGATATGAGGACAGCAGTTCCTTTCGCAAAATCTTTACCAAGTACACACACGTGAGTCCGGCCGAGTACCGGAAACGGTTTCCCCGGGTCTAA
- a CDS encoding molybdopterin-dependent oxidoreductase: protein MTQSNTKKTYSGCVLCYHSCGIEVDVADGKVVNVQGQQSHPLNKGYLCPKGRATIDHIYHPSRLRHPLKKDGTGFKPISWDQALDEIAAKLNDIKAKYGPEALGFFCGSVGVENFEMVALTHRFRAAYGSPNYFSVESICYRMRIRCRQITFGKYPVEELNSRLYVLWGHNPNESDFPLRLAITKNLRRGAKIVVIDPKRIKLADKAEMYLKIRPGTDGALALAMMHVIINENLYDKAFIDRWTMGFDQLVPHVQPYTPEWAEKITWIPADDIRKLARLFATTRGAAIYQGTCTQDQQANGTQTNRAIAILQTIVGGINVPGGWVLSPRLSLKNIFLSTEGGGQPLGTDKYPLFYELWGRTSPYGIVSMVPESIPDKLKGFIVLGGNPVVTMPDANAFKAAFRRLPLLVVYEQFMTDTTALADYILPATSHLEGWSIAYNYNVCHCLPYLIIREQAIEPVGECRSVLDMYKGLCERMNMREVFPWPTEKELVKDLLQPCELDFDYLHHKKPEGDFYQEKAYETTDDMWRTPSGKIEIYSQALADVGFDPLPTYIEPQKSPQGKRWKELGETYPLILSTGQRDLFYTASQMHHIDGLRRHRPFAVAEIAPQTAARYNITHGQEVVIETDRGQARMHARVDDRIAEGLVMVPHGWHGDGNCNLLTDCRAESREPIMGYPTWKSQLCTLRPVEPSAASSGPIP from the coding sequence ATGACACAATCGAATACAAAAAAAACCTATAGCGGTTGCGTTCTATGCTATCACAGTTGTGGCATCGAGGTGGACGTTGCCGACGGCAAGGTCGTCAACGTCCAGGGCCAGCAGTCTCACCCGTTGAACAAAGGCTATCTGTGCCCCAAGGGGCGTGCCACCATCGATCATATCTACCACCCCAGCCGCCTGCGCCACCCCCTGAAAAAAGACGGTACCGGGTTCAAGCCAATCTCATGGGACCAGGCCCTGGATGAAATCGCCGCCAAGCTGAACGATATCAAGGCCAAATACGGACCCGAGGCCCTGGGTTTCTTCTGCGGATCGGTGGGGGTGGAGAACTTTGAGATGGTCGCCCTGACCCACCGCTTCCGCGCCGCCTATGGGTCGCCCAACTACTTTTCGGTGGAGAGCATCTGCTACCGCATGCGCATCCGCTGCCGGCAGATCACCTTCGGCAAATATCCGGTGGAAGAACTCAACTCCAGGCTCTACGTTCTCTGGGGGCACAATCCCAACGAGTCGGATTTTCCCCTGCGCCTGGCGATCACCAAGAACCTTCGCCGGGGCGCCAAGATCGTGGTCATCGACCCCAAACGGATCAAGCTGGCCGACAAGGCCGAAATGTATCTGAAGATCCGGCCCGGTACGGACGGCGCTCTGGCCCTGGCCATGATGCATGTGATCATCAACGAAAATCTCTACGACAAAGCGTTTATCGACCGCTGGACCATGGGATTCGATCAGTTGGTGCCCCATGTGCAGCCCTATACGCCCGAATGGGCCGAGAAAATCACCTGGATTCCGGCAGACGACATCCGCAAGCTGGCTCGTCTGTTCGCCACCACCCGGGGAGCCGCGATCTACCAGGGCACCTGCACCCAGGACCAGCAGGCCAACGGCACGCAGACCAACCGCGCCATCGCGATCCTGCAGACCATCGTCGGCGGAATCAACGTTCCCGGCGGGTGGGTGCTCAGTCCGCGCCTGTCCCTCAAGAACATTTTCCTGTCGACCGAAGGTGGCGGCCAGCCGCTGGGCACCGACAAGTATCCCCTGTTTTACGAATTGTGGGGTCGCACCAGCCCTTACGGCATTGTCTCCATGGTGCCGGAAAGCATCCCCGACAAACTCAAGGGATTCATTGTCCTGGGCGGCAACCCCGTGGTGACCATGCCCGACGCCAATGCGTTCAAAGCCGCCTTCAGGCGCCTGCCCCTACTGGTGGTCTACGAGCAGTTCATGACCGACACCACGGCCCTGGCCGATTACATCCTGCCGGCCACCAGCCACCTGGAGGGCTGGAGCATCGCCTACAACTACAATGTCTGCCACTGCCTGCCCTACCTGATAATCCGCGAGCAGGCCATCGAACCGGTGGGCGAGTGCCGCAGCGTGCTCGACATGTACAAAGGGCTCTGCGAGCGCATGAACATGCGGGAGGTCTTTCCCTGGCCGACGGAAAAGGAACTGGTCAAGGACCTGCTGCAGCCCTGTGAGCTGGATTTCGACTACCTGCATCACAAAAAACCGGAAGGCGATTTCTATCAGGAAAAGGCTTACGAGACCACCGACGACATGTGGCGCACGCCGTCAGGCAAAATCGAGATCTACAGCCAGGCCCTGGCCGATGTGGGCTTCGATCCGCTGCCGACCTACATCGAACCGCAAAAAAGCCCCCAGGGAAAACGCTGGAAGGAATTGGGCGAAACGTATCCCCTGATCCTCTCCACCGGCCAGCGGGACCTGTTTTACACCGCCAGCCAGATGCACCACATCGACGGCCTGCGCCGGCACCGTCCCTTTGCCGTGGCCGAAATCGCCCCCCAGACGGCCGCCCGCTACAACATCACCCATGGCCAGGAGGTGGTCATTGAAACCGACCGCGGTCAGGCGCGCATGCACGCCCGGGTGGACGACCGCATTGCCGAAGGCCTGGTCATGGTGCCCCACGGCTGGCACGGAGACGGGAATTGCAACCTGCTCACCGACTGCCGCGCCGAAAGCCGGGAACCCATCATGGGATATCCCACCTGGAAGTCGCAATTATGTACCCTCAGGCCCGTTGAACCGTCGGCTGCATCGTCCGGCCCCATACCGTGA